From a single Epinephelus fuscoguttatus linkage group LG18, E.fuscoguttatus.final_Chr_v1 genomic region:
- the LOC125905718 gene encoding mediator of RNA polymerase II transcription subunit 13-like isoform X1, with amino-acid sequence MTTTANWVANGASLEDCHSNLFSLAELTGIKWRCYSFQGSGEYGPVISAPAQDDPVLRSFMRCVQANLLCVWRRKIKPDAKELWIFWWGEEPNLSDVIHQELEVAEEGLWECGLSYECRTLLFKAIHNLLERCLMDKGFVRIGKWFLKPHELEEKSLGNSEHLSCSFSFFLHGESNVCTSVEIAQHQPAYHITENHIRLAQTSATPVQVILSPYGLSGTLTGQAYKMSDPAARKLMEEWSYFYPMVLQQKEGSGEKEKEEASQAYDRNCHAAVEVIVGGVRMTYPAALVLIAQGDLPVEQPPPVPAAQGLSREPNHCSVPLTPPTSPQQPCSADSGFVTSVSSVPTPDSSMGVTSISPKHSGKKLTCQVVHQAWRECYLNQPQHVPNPPTDVTPKKEVPNGVSMWDFNDLGARASCSCSRLKQQKLNLTTTPTANPQTSANPTQSSGPSLYPPSLPKHKTSDKTEKADKQSKRPAMIPFHHRLSVTQETPLEQDSPGGPQLGGLVALEPSLEPLAALPSCKYPKPLSNGRKAPDSLLHSPMSPLPPTLSPHPRVQDPEVLDGPVDMPVCQDGASGLGLITSETAVYTALLRQRENGAGWWRGFRTPRTDKTDFRPCELPSDKLEEVKTETATEGNPLKRLYMQTQKRFKISEERLRDHIHTLGLFQQPGVEALREPGDDPYDFKEGDIEYTFSSSKRLKGQGREPSKKAKGEEITSNGALPDGKDAMSIFNSAPKSDESGQDDGAAKANPSLTREKDLVVNISDLDNIFDEDEEELGTVYPNQHSTKLPVSTEDRPLGKEGRVAVPYPSTVADLQRMFPTPPSLEQHPAFSPIMTYRDTPSQEPPAPSGASDHLPPLVSTQFTEYRMEIEEGMVSPRQDDIKPQIGSSMFAPLSCLPSQSLPPLKIPEQCYYRPSWALMPKMEHFPAVMHPQNTGFIRDGYTNMPSVNALTDQEYGQMSATTASVSTTAGILPSPATPRFSVPTPRTPRTPRGINAASSGQGSVKQDGTELSSPVSTPSTSLPLSSVEPLARPGPSLPEVHSLYAILLLSDSVLNVFKDRNFDSCCICACNMNVKGADVGVYIPDSTCEDQYRCMCGFSAIVNRRLAHGTGLFLEDELDIYGRTSEVGRAAERRLALCRRDPTMGDPRAKRPQDAAPACPSVMILLQEHCSQPISSLASLHLPLSCSCHGRKGALLQSWMSEKQWADGSDACVDCYNALEQGLQYVDNPTGGKVDAAVVRSTALHSWPHTNVVDMNMLSSQDMVRMLLSLQPFLQDAIQKKRTGRTWENIQHVQGPLTWQQFHKMAGRGSYGSEESPEPLPIPTVLLGYDRERDFLALSPLALPFWEKLLLEPYGGQRDVAYVVLCPNSPSLLAAARAFFQELSAVYETCRLGKHRPLAKVSRDGLVRVGEEVEPEKLEELDVDQWVTGPWAGQQHTDNLSKLKLYAYACKQQLAPQLSALPLDSSLLLPPKVQPPLNPTSSSQPASSGQPQAWGPDGEQASGAVSSANASTPTATASNQTGETTQGAASDSKGSSSTTPPANTPAENPELTAEQSRIGIPTVADSMDSLANPPAIVIYIVDAFLSSSGARNEGGEEEESEEVEASSIWLLGLLRCYTEMLQTLPEMMRPALVLQVVPCQYLLQPASGESHFYLQHLRSLAFSCYSQCRRLLPQQTHIKSLTGFGPVSTVNSVLKSPEHPSPLQLYTPPFILGPTRPKQPEQGEIWAEIPPKYNVLFVGYCLSHDQRWILVSCTDQQGELLETNIINIDVPNRARRPKVSARKMGLQKLWEWCIGIIQMTSLPWRIVIGRLGRLGHGELKDWSSLLGEHSLHSIGRQLKDACRMCGISAADSPSILSACLVAMEPQGSFVIMPDAVTMGSVFGRSTALNLQTSQLNTPQDASCTHILVFPTSATTQLAPSSYPTEDNNDDMFDLPFPDELENDIGHDMMLITGNLHPSPNTSPVPSPGSPSGMGMGSHFQHTKSQGERLLSRDSPPEELKQQPLALGYYVSTAQANGLPHWFWASCPQAESQCPLFLKASLHHHISIAQSDELVSEKTKRTPHPLDSKTTSDVLRFVLEQYNALSWLTCTPATQDRQSCLPVHLAVLIQMYNAILNML; translated from the exons TGAACACCTATCAtgctccttctccttcttcctccacGGGGAGAGCAATGTGTGCACGAGTGTGGAGATCGCCCAGCACCAGCCTGCATACCACATCACAGAAAACCACATCCGCCTCGCACAGACCTCCGCCACACCAGTACAAG TGATCCTGAGTCCGTATGGTCTGAGCGGCACTCTAACAGGTCAGGCCTATAAGATGAGTGACCCAGCAGCACGGAAGCTGATGGAGGAGTGGAGCTACTTCTACCCTATGGTACTACAGCAGAAAGAGGGAAgtggagaaaaggaaaaagaggaagCGAGCCAGGCGTACGATCGCAACTGTCACGCGGCAGTGGAGGTCATCGTAG GTGGAGTAAGGATGACCTACCCAGCTGCTTTAGTGCTGATTGCCCAGGGGGACCTACCAGTGGAGCAGCCTCCACCTGTTCCAGCAGCTCAGGGCCTCAGCAGGGAGCCAAACCACTGCAGCGTACCACTTACACCACCAACGTCACCGCAGCAGCCCTGCTCAG CGGACAGTGGCTTTGTGACCTCCGTCTCCAGTGTCCCCACACCGGACAGCAGCATGGGGGTCACCAGCATAAGCCCAAAGCATTCTGGGAAGAAGCTAACCTGTCAGGTCGTCCATCAGGCCTGGAGGGAGTGTTATCTCAACCAGCCTCAGCATGT GCCGAATCCACCAACTGACGTGACGCCTAAAAAGGAAGTGCCAAATGGAGTATCCATGTGGGACTTCAATGATCTGGGAGCGAGAGCATCCTGCAGCTGCTCCAG GTTGAAGCAGCAGAAGCTGAATTTGACCACCACACCCACTGCCAACCCCCAGACTAGTGCCAACCCCACTCAGTCCTCTGGCCCGTCATTATACCCTCCTTCCCTACCCAAACACAAGACCagtgacaaaacagaaaagGCTGACAAACAGTCCAAGAGGCCGGCCATGATCCCCTTCCACCACCGTCTATCTGTCACACAGGAGACCCCTCTGGAACAGGACTCACCCGGAGGGCCCCAGCTCGGGGGTCTCGTGGCGCTGGAGCCATCCTTGGAGCCTTTGGCTGCGCTGCCAAGCTGCAAGTATCCCAAACCCCTCTCCAATGGCAGAAAAGCCCCTGATTCCCTTCTGCATTCGCCAATGTCTCCACTTCCCCCCACACTCAGCCCGCACCCTCGAGTGCAGGACCCAGAGGTCCTGGATGGGCCTGTGGATATGCCCGTCTGTCAGGATGGGGCTTCGGGGCTGGGGTTGATTACCAGCGAGACAGCTGTGTATACTGCTCTGCTGAGGCAGAGGGAGAATGGGGCCGGCTGGTGGAGAGGATTCAGGACTCCCAGGACTGATAAGACTGACTTCAGACCCTGTGAACTCCCTAGTGATAAATTAGAGGAAGTGAAGACGGAGACGGCCACCGAGGGGAATCCACTAAAGAG ACTTTACATGCAGACTCAAAAGAGATTTAAAATCTCAGAGGAGCGGCTGAGGGACCACATCCACACTTTGGGCCTGTTCCAGCAACCGGGTGTGGAGGCACTGCGGGAGCCTGGCGACGATCCCTACGACTTTAAGGAAGGAGACATCGAGTACACTTTCTCTTCTTCCAAGAGGTTAAAGGGTCAAGGGCGAGAACCCAGCAAGAAGGCCAAG GGAGAAGAAATCACCAGCAATGGAGCACTGCCTGATGGGAAAGATGCTATGTCCATTTTTAACTCCGCTCCAAAATCAG ATGAATCAGGTCAGGATGACGGAGCTGCCAAAGCCAACCCTTCTCTGACGAGAGAAAAAGATCTCGTGGTCAACATCTCTGATCTAGACAACATATTtgatgaagatgaggaagagTTGGGG ACTGTTTACCCCAACCAGCACTCAACCAAGCTTCCAGTATCAACAGAAGATCGCCCTCTGGGGAAAGAAGGGAGAGTTGCAGTACCTTATCCATCAA CAGTAGCAGACCTCCAGAGGATGTTTCCCACCCCACCTTCTTTAGAGCAGCATCCAGCCTTCTCCCCCATCATGACGTACCGTGACACCCCGAGCCAAGAGCCCCCTGCGCCCAGCGGAGCATCTGACCACCTGCCACCTTTAGTCTCCACCCAGTTTACTGAGTACAGGATGGAGATTGAAGAGGGCATGGTCAGTCCCCGGCAGGACGATATCAAG CCACAGATAGGCTCCTCCATGTTTGCTCCGCTCTCCTGCCTGCCCAGCCAGAGTCTACCACCACTTAAGATTCCTGAGCAATGCTACTATCGTCCATCCTGGGCCCTCATGCCCAAAATGGAGCATTTCCCAGCGGTCATGCATCCCCAGAATACTGGTTTCATCAGAGACGGATACAC aaaCATGCCCAGTGTCAACGCCCTCACAGACCAGGAGTACGGCCAGATGAGTGCCACCACTGCCTCTGTGAGCACTACAGCTGGCATCCTCCCGTCTCCTGCCACTCCCCGCTTCTCTGTGCCCACTCCGCGAACCCCTCGCACACCACGAGGTATTAACGCTGCGAGCTCTGGGCAGGGCTCGGTGAAGCAGGATGGTACTGAGCTCAGCTCGCCAGTCTCCACGCCCTCCACCAGCCTGCCTCTTAGCTCTGTAGAGCCCCTAGCTCGGCCAGGACCTTCTCTGCCTGAGGTCCACAGCCTCTACGCTATCCTCCTGCTCTCTGACTCTGTCCTTAACGTCTTCAAGGATCGCAACTTTGACAGCTGCTGTATCTGTGCCTGCAATATGAATGTCAAAGGAGCAGATGTGGGGGTGTATATCCCTGATTCCACTTGTGAAGATCAGTACCGCTGTATGTGTGGCTTCAGTGCCATTGTGAACAGGCGGCTGGCCCATGGCACTGGCCTCTTCCTTGAGGACGAGCTGGATATTTACGGTCGGACTTCTGAGGTAGGCCGGGCGGCCGAGAGGAGGTTGGCTCTTTGCCGGCGTGACCCAACTATGGGTGACCCCAGGGCGAAGCGGCCACAGGACGCAGCCCCCGCCTGTCCGTCAGTCATGATCCTTCTGCAGGAGCACTGCTCCCAGCCTATTTCTTCCCTGGCATCACTGCATCTCCCCCTCAGCTGTTCTTGCCATGGCCGCAAGGGGGCGCTGCTTCAAAGCTGGATGTCTGAGAAGCAGTGGGCAGATGGGAGTGATGCCTGTGTGGACTGTTACAATGCCTTGGAACAGGGGCTGCAGTATGTGGATAACCCCACAGGAGGGAAAGTAGATGCAGCTGTTGTCAGAAGTACCGCCCTTCACTCCTGGCCTCACACAAATG TGGTGGACATGAACATGTTGTCGTCCCAGGATATGGTTCGTATGCTGCTGTCTCTGCAGCCTTTCCTGCAGGATGCTATCCAGAAGAAGAGAACAGGACGGACTTGGGAaaacatccagcatgttcaggGTCCTCTCACCTGGCAGCAGTTCCATAAGATGGCTGGGAGAGGCTCCTACG gTTCGGAAGAGTCACCAGAGCCCTTGCCGATCCCTACAGTGTTACTGGGCTATGACCGGGAGAGAGACTTCTTGGCATTGTCTCCTTTGGCGTTACCTTTTTGGGAGAAGTTGCTGTTGGAGCCGTATGGTGGGCAGCGGGATGTGGCATATGTGGTGCTGTGTCCCAATAGCCCCtctctgctggctgcagcccGGGCCTTCTTCCAGGAGCTCAGCGCTGTTTACGAG ACGTGCCGCCTCGGGAAGCACCGTCCTCTGGCCAAGGTGTCCAGGGATGGCCTCGTGCGTGTGGGGGAAGAAGTGGAGCCAGAAAAGCTGGAGGAGTTGGACGTGGATCAGTGGGTGACTGGACCCTGGGCTGGACAGCAGCACACCGACAACCTCAGCAAACTGAAACTCTACGCTTACGCCTGCAAGCAGCAGCTTG ccCCCCAGCTGTCAGCCCTGCCTTTGGACAGCAGTCTTCTGTTGCCTCCCAAAGTCCAGCCTCCTTTAAACCCCACATCATCCTCCCAGCCTGCCTCTTCTGGGCAGCCTCAAGCTTGGGGCCCTGATGGTGAACAAGCCTCCGGGGCTGTCAGCTCAGCAAACGCTTCGACTCCGACTGCAACAGCCTCAAACCAGACAGGGGAGACAACCCAAGGAGCAGCCAGCGACTCTAAAGGGTCCTCCAGTACCACACCACCAGCCAACACACCAGCAGAAAACCCTGAGCT CACCGCTGAGCAGTCTAGAATCGGCATCCCCACTGTGGCCGACTCAATGGACAGCCTCGCCAACCCACCAGCAATTGTTATTTACATAGTGGACGCTTTTCTTAGCTCAAGTGGAGCAAGAAATGAagggggagaggaagaggagagcgaggaGGTGGAGGCCAGTAGCATTTGGCTGCTAGGGCTTCTTCGCTGCTACACTGAGATGCTACAGACTTTGCCTGAGATGATGAGACCTGCACTGGTGCTACAG GTGGTGCCGTGCCAGTATCTTCTCCAGCCGGCCAGTGGGGAGAGCCATTTCTATCTGCAACATCTGCGCTCCCTGGCCTTCTCTTGTTACTCCCAATGCAGACGTCTGCTGCCccagcaaacacacatcaaGTCCCTGACTGGATTTGGACCAGTGTCCACTGTCAATTCTGTGCTTAAGAGTCCAGAG CATCCCAGCCCACTGCAGCTGTACACTCCACCCTTCATTCTTGGTCCAACCCGTCCCAAGCAGCCAGAACAAGGAGAGATATGGGCAGAGATCCCTCCTAAATACAACGTGCTATTTGTTGGATACTGCTTATCACATGACCAGCGCTGGATCCTGGTGTCCTGCACTGACCAGCAGGGGGAGCTCCTGGAGACCAACATTATCAATATAGATGTACCCAACAG AGCGCGACGTCCTAAAGTTTCAGCCAGAAAGATGGGTCTACAGAAGCTGTGGGAATGGTGTATTGGCATCATCCAGATGACCTCACTGCCATGGAGGATTGTGATTGGTCGATTAGGCAGGCTGGGGCACGGGGAGCTAAAAG ACTGGAGCTCACTCCTCGGGGAGCATTCCCTCCATTCAATAGGGCGCCAGCTGAAGGATGCTTGTCGCATGTGTGGGATCTCAGCTGCCGACTCCCCCAGTATCCTCAGTGCCTGCCTGGTCGCCATGGAGCCACAGGGTTCCTTTGTGATCATGCCTG ATGCAGTCACCATGGGCTCAGTGTTTGGCCGTAGCACTGCTCTGAACTTGCAGACCTCGCAGCTGAACACACCTCAGGATGCTTCCTGTACACACATCCTTGTCTTCCCAACGTCTGCCACCACCCAGCTGGCACCCAGCTCCTACCCTACCGAGGACAATAATG ATGACATGTTCGACCTGCCGTTTCCCGACGAACTGGAGAACGACATTGGCCATGACATGATGCTGATCACAGGGAACCTCCACCCTTCCCCCAACACCTCTCCTGTGCCCTCGCCTGGCTCTCCGTCCGGGATGGGAATGGGATCACATTTCCAGCACACCAAG AGCCAGGGAGAGCGCTTGCTGTCCAGGGACAGTCCCCCAGAAGAGCTGAAACAGCAGCCGCTAGCTCTGGGCTACTACGTCTCCACTGCACAAGCAAATGGACTTCCCCACTGGTTCTGGGCCTCCTGCCCGCAGGCTGAGAGCCAGTGTCCACTCTTCCTCAAG GCCTCCCTTCACCACCACATCTCCATAGCCCAGTCAGATGAGCTGGTGTCAGAGAAGACTAAGAGGACCCCTCACCCCTTAGACTCAAAGACCACCTCTGATGTGCTCAG GTTTGTATTGGAGCAGTACAACGCCCTCTCCTGGCTGACGTGCACCCCTGCCACCCAAGACCGCCAGTCCTGCCTGCCTGTCCACTTGGCCGTACTGATCcaaatgtacaatgccatcCTGAACATGCTTTAG